A region from the Candidatus Magasanikbacteria bacterium genome encodes:
- a CDS encoding type IV secretion system DNA-binding domain-containing protein — protein sequence MPTPQLKSLQAKQAKQEEQEDICLFAETNFRNQMRRFGIKLDDRRRHMYVIGKTGMGKTTMMENMVLHDIYAGHGVGLVDPHGDFAEKIIDYIPTNRINDVVYFNPSDRENPIGFNILEVKNEEQKHLVAAGLMAVFKKIWPDAWSSRMEYILNNTLLTLLDNQGSTLLGINRLLGDKTFRSEMVANLKDPVVKAFWEKEFAGYNDRYAAEAVAPIQNKIGQFLSATVIRNMVAQTKSTINIRELMDNKKIFIMNLSKGRIGEDNSRLLGGMLITQIQLSAMERVNIPEADRQDFFLYVDEFQNFATPSFANILSEARKYRLSLILAHQYVAQLDEVVADAVFGNVGTVVSFRVGAADAESMEKEFSPTFVIEDIVNLSKFQIFLKLMIDGVASQPFSAATMSPIGSPTGSYDKVLRVSRERYGTPRSDIEEKILRWSQPSEEELAQIERKKNKQQKKQPPKKIYPHTPIKKPQPNNKKQNYDNKQNKVEVKQPDRSKEETVSLKNLVLKNKEK from the coding sequence ATGCCAACACCGCAATTAAAATCACTACAAGCAAAACAAGCAAAACAAGAAGAACAGGAAGATATCTGTTTGTTCGCTGAAACCAATTTCCGAAATCAAATGCGGCGTTTTGGTATTAAACTAGACGACCGTCGTAGACATATGTATGTGATTGGGAAAACTGGAATGGGAAAAACAACAATGATGGAAAATATGGTTTTGCATGATATTTATGCTGGACATGGAGTTGGTTTGGTAGATCCTCATGGGGATTTTGCAGAAAAAATTATAGATTATATACCGACAAATCGTATAAATGATGTTGTATATTTCAACCCTTCAGACAGAGAAAATCCTATTGGATTTAATATTTTAGAGGTTAAAAATGAAGAGCAAAAACATCTTGTGGCTGCAGGACTTATGGCAGTTTTCAAAAAGATTTGGCCAGACGCTTGGAGCTCTAGAATGGAATATATTTTGAACAATACTTTACTTACTTTACTAGACAATCAAGGCTCAACTCTTTTAGGTATAAATAGGTTGTTAGGGGACAAAACATTTAGAAGCGAAATGGTGGCAAACCTAAAGGATCCTGTTGTAAAAGCTTTTTGGGAAAAAGAGTTCGCTGGTTATAATGATAGGTATGCTGCAGAAGCTGTCGCCCCAATTCAAAACAAAATCGGTCAATTTTTGAGCGCAACTGTTATTAGAAATATGGTTGCCCAAACAAAATCAACTATAAATATTAGAGAACTAATGGATAATAAGAAAATTTTTATAATGAACTTGTCCAAAGGAAGAATAGGAGAGGATAATAGTAGGCTGTTAGGTGGAATGCTTATCACACAGATTCAACTTTCAGCTATGGAGCGTGTAAATATTCCAGAAGCAGATCGTCAAGACTTCTTTTTATATGTGGATGAGTTTCAAAACTTTGCAACTCCATCTTTTGCCAACATATTATCCGAGGCGCGTAAATATCGTCTAAGTTTGATTTTAGCTCATCAATATGTTGCTCAATTAGACGAAGTTGTAGCAGACGCTGTTTTTGGAAATGTTGGAACTGTGGTTAGTTTTAGGGTTGGTGCCGCAGATGCAGAATCTATGGAGAAAGAATTTTCTCCAACTTTTGTTATAGAAGATATTGTAAATCTTTCAAAGTTCCAAATATTTTTAAAATTAATGATAGATGGGGTGGCTTCTCAACCTTTTAGTGCGGCTACAATGTCACCAATCGGTTCTCCAACAGGAAGTTATGATAAAGTATTGAGAGTTTCAAGAGAAAGATATGGAACTCCTAGGTCTGATATAGAAGAAAAGATATTAAGGTGGAGTCAGCCATCCGAGGAAGAGTTGGCACAAATAGAAAGAAAGAAAAATAAACAACAAAAAAAACAACCACCAAAAAAGATTTATCCTCACACTCCAATTAAAAAACCTCAGCCAAATAATAAAAAACAAAATTATGATAATAAACAAAATAAAGTAGAGGTTAAGCAGCCAGACAGGTCAAAAGAAGAGACCGTTTCACTTAAAAATTTAGTATTAAAAAATAAAGAAAAATAG
- a CDS encoding DUF3800 domain-containing protein codes for MHIFLDESGQFHKNDSEDYFVIGSFTVGDHKRTKKRFKSWSKDKFPKKIRFRPEIKFSDSGISDELRIKTVKFISKLDVRIRFSFLKRQNIPEEYKRKEKIQTGLLYTKIVAETLEMYTSSASDLLFHVFCDQRKLKGVSKKEFVNNIKIHLLPSLPSGANIKIERVNSRDFPNVQLADWIVGVIASYLNKKPLGEELFGILQNNILAEGREMFKDYWENKFNNQKTQSGD; via the coding sequence ATGCATATTTTTCTGGATGAAAGTGGACAATTTCATAAAAACGATTCAGAGGACTATTTTGTAATAGGCTCTTTTACTGTTGGGGATCACAAAAGAACCAAAAAAAGATTTAAATCTTGGTCTAAAGATAAATTTCCTAAAAAAATAAGATTTAGACCTGAAATAAAGTTTTCTGATTCTGGTATTTCTGATGAATTAAGAATTAAAACAGTTAAATTTATTTCTAAGTTAGATGTTAGGATTCGTTTTTCTTTTTTGAAAAGGCAAAATATACCAGAAGAATACAAAAGAAAAGAGAAAATTCAAACGGGCTTACTTTATACAAAAATAGTTGCAGAAACATTGGAAATGTATACTTCTTCTGCAAGTGATCTATTATTTCATGTTTTTTGTGATCAAAGAAAATTAAAAGGTGTAAGTAAGAAAGAATTTGTAAATAACATAAAAATTCATTTATTACCTAGTTTGCCAAGCGGTGCAAATATTAAAATAGAAAGAGTTAATTCAAGAGATTTTCCAAATGTTCAATTAGCAGACTGGATTGTTGGTGTTATAGCATCTTATTTAAATAAAAAACCGTTAGGAGAGGAATTATTTGGTATTTTGCAAAATAATATTCTTGCTGAAGGAAGAGAAATGTTTAAAGATTATTGGGAAAATAAATTTAACAACCAAAAAACTCAATCGGGGGATTGA
- a CDS encoding type II toxin-antitoxin system PemK/MazF family toxin, with protein sequence MRNPDLKQGDIYLVDFSENSVGHEYQKKRPAIIIQSNLQIKKSNLVTIMPLSTKLDKALKEDILVEKDNNNLLLHDSVIKVQHIISFDPVRFSHKIGEVKKEVLSEIKNYLTKHFDL encoded by the coding sequence ATGCGTAATCCGGATTTGAAACAAGGTGATATTTATTTAGTTGATTTTAGTGAAAATTCAGTTGGGCATGAGTATCAGAAAAAACGTCCTGCAATTATTATTCAATCAAATTTACAAATAAAAAAGTCAAATCTTGTGACAATTATGCCATTATCTACAAAATTGGATAAAGCTTTAAAAGAAGATATTTTGGTTGAAAAAGATAATAATAATTTATTATTACATGATTCTGTGATAAAAGTGCAACATATTATTTCTTTTGATCCTGTTAGATTTTCTCATAAAATTGGAGAGGTAAAAAAAGAAGTTCTTAGTGAAATTAAGAACTATTTAACCAAACACTTTGATTTGTAA
- a CDS encoding NAD(P)H-hydrate epimerase: protein MYFATAKEMQFLDKIAVENGLCVMQMMELAGWHMLPLITSMSISKKSHIVVVCGTGNKGGNGLCAARHLLNHGFRTSIILMSKNITTQAKHHLDLLQKIDANILTVKNLEKQDEIEKLINSSTLIIDALIGYNLKGAPRDNFAKIIEMINKTKKNVICYDIPTGIDPTTGECFEPHIRAYATLSLALPKKAFTKNKAKSKSGKIFIADIGIPHFLYERVSPNSRPNFGQVKTFFAPI, encoded by the coding sequence ATGTATTTTGCCACAGCGAAAGAAATGCAGTTTTTAGACAAGATCGCAGTAGAAAACGGTCTTTGCGTAATGCAGATGATGGAGCTGGCTGGTTGGCACATGTTGCCACTCATCACAAGTATGAGTATCTCCAAAAAATCTCATATTGTTGTAGTTTGTGGTACTGGCAACAAAGGTGGAAATGGTTTATGTGCAGCACGGCATTTGTTAAATCACGGATTTAGAACATCCATTATTTTAATGTCTAAAAACATAACAACGCAAGCAAAACACCATTTAGATTTATTACAAAAAATAGACGCAAATATTTTGACAGTCAAAAATTTGGAAAAGCAAGATGAAATAGAAAAATTAATAAACTCTAGCACACTAATTATAGACGCCTTGATTGGGTACAATTTGAAAGGTGCACCGCGTGATAACTTTGCCAAAATAATAGAAATGATAAATAAAACAAAAAAGAATGTCATTTGCTACGACATTCCAACTGGAATAGACCCAACCACCGGAGAATGCTTTGAGCCACACATTCGCGCTTATGCCACACTTAGCCTAGCACTACCAAAAAAAGCATTTACCAAAAACAAAGCAAAATCAAAAAGTGGAAAAATCTTCATCGCCGACATCGGCATCCCCCACTTTCTATACGAGCGAGTTTCACCAAATAGCAGGCCTAATTTTGGGCAGGTGAAAACTTTCTTTGCTCCTATTTAA
- a CDS encoding VIT1/CCC1 transporter family protein: MAKFSRKTYALYVKNFIFGVEDSLVSTIGLISGVAITGVARGTIIITGIILIFVEATSMGIGSLLSEHTAEEYSKKKNTPFGTSIVAGSIMFVSYFLAGFIPLSPYLFLESMTAFWVSIVFSLVALFVLGVVSGKIFKINKIRKGLEMLLLGGLGVLVGVIVGVIVQNYLI; the protein is encoded by the coding sequence ATGGCAAAGTTTTCTAGAAAGACCTACGCGCTTTATGTAAAAAATTTTATATTTGGAGTAGAGGATAGCTTGGTTTCCACAATTGGGCTTATTTCTGGTGTGGCTATTACTGGTGTAGCTCGTGGTACTATTATTATCACAGGAATTATTTTGATATTTGTAGAGGCTACATCTATGGGTATTGGTAGTCTTTTGTCCGAGCACACAGCAGAGGAATACAGCAAAAAGAAAAATACACCTTTTGGGACTTCAATAGTTGCCGGCTCTATAATGTTTGTCTCTTATTTTTTGGCAGGTTTTATTCCACTTTCACCATATCTTTTTTTAGAGTCTATGACAGCATTTTGGGTTTCAATAGTTTTTTCTCTCGTAGCACTTTTTGTTTTGGGAGTGGTTAGTGGTAAAATATTTAAAATTAATAAAATTAGAAAAGGTTTAGAAATGCTTTTGCTTGGTGGTTTGGGGGTTTTGGTTGGAGTAATCGTGGGTGTGATTGTCCAGAATTATCTTATTTAA
- a CDS encoding DNA methyltransferase encodes MGGEYNNLVLEYLNNVQKILDTGDAREHTYRSDFKILIESLVSNIQAINEPAYTGGNAPDFLFKKGDTPIAYAECKDVTVDIKNTDTQKQAKRYADAFGKILLTNYYDFQFIPEEGEKISVSIAVKEENKIVPTEENFDKFVNLIQDYITPSYRTIKSAKRLAEIMASKARIIRDNALASLSENKDSDIFAQYESFKQVLIRDLSENEFADMYAQTLVYGLFVARYYDKTEKDFSRHEAQDLLPSSNPLLKKFFGHVAGTDYDPKIAWLVDSLIETYSSTSVAYIMHKEFEKKQKDPVLHFYETFLTSYDKGLRKKRGVYYTPEPVVSFIVRSVDQILKTKFGLSKGLADTTKIEYKAKVQGEDGRTKDNVKRIIKQTYKVQILDPAVGTGTFLNEVIHEIHKKFVGQEGQWDSYVRDSLLSRLHGFELMMASYTMAHLKLGITLKELGYKGDERLSVWLTNSLEGAIDKIPDLFMGQWLTKESNQASKIKSEMPIMVVLGNPPYSGESSNKNYKGHNVYKVEPGGNQKLQERNSKWLNDDYVKFIRFAENQIEKTGEGIVSFITPHGYLDNPTFRGMRWHLMETFSEIYVLDLHGNANKNETTSEGGKDENVFGIKTGTSIIFAIKNKNSKNKTAKVYHADFYGKQNKKYNLLNENNWESIKWKKLSPNKPNLYFIPFNNELKKEYNEGFSIVDLMETNSVGIVTSRDKFIINNSREKLIIKIKDFLMLDPDKAKQKYNLRENQNWKIIKAQKHIFDEKNLQKISYRPFDNRWIYYHNDFIERSRKETMKHFNNKNNVGLVLCRQVKAGKSYQHNFITNNITESTLVSNKTSEIGYVFPLYSYVNDSIKNYNFNIDIIGEIKNKVGATLVSRSSNNPTLQITDGSIFTPENILDYIYAVLHSPKYREKYKEFLKIDFPRVPYPENKQKFWNLVGLGKELRELHLLESPKVSNFITTFPESGSNKVEKKYPKYEDEKVFINYTQYFGNVPEVAWNFYIGGYQPAQKWLKDRRERELSNEDIDHYQEMIVSLTETHRIMQEIDKV; translated from the coding sequence ATGGGTGGTGAATATAACAATTTAGTTTTGGAGTATCTTAATAATGTTCAAAAGATATTAGATACTGGAGATGCACGTGAGCATACTTATAGATCTGATTTCAAGATATTGATTGAAAGTTTAGTTTCAAATATTCAGGCAATAAATGAGCCAGCCTATACAGGTGGAAATGCGCCTGATTTTTTGTTTAAAAAAGGTGATACACCAATTGCTTATGCAGAGTGCAAGGATGTGACGGTAGATATAAAAAATACAGATACACAAAAACAGGCAAAACGTTATGCAGATGCTTTTGGGAAAATTTTACTTACAAATTATTATGATTTTCAATTTATTCCAGAAGAGGGAGAAAAAATATCTGTTTCAATTGCGGTAAAAGAGGAAAATAAAATTGTACCAACAGAAGAAAATTTTGATAAATTCGTAAATTTGATTCAGGATTATATAACTCCGTCTTATAGAACAATTAAATCTGCAAAAAGATTGGCAGAAATAATGGCAAGTAAAGCGCGGATTATTCGTGACAATGCTTTGGCTTCACTTAGTGAAAATAAAGACTCAGACATTTTTGCTCAATACGAATCATTTAAACAAGTTCTTATTCGTGATCTTTCGGAAAATGAGTTTGCGGATATGTATGCTCAAACTCTTGTTTATGGGTTGTTTGTGGCTCGTTATTATGATAAAACAGAGAAAGATTTTTCTCGTCACGAAGCTCAAGATTTATTACCTTCATCCAATCCACTTTTGAAAAAGTTTTTTGGACATGTGGCTGGCACAGATTATGATCCCAAAATTGCGTGGTTGGTAGATAGTTTGATAGAAACTTATTCGTCTACAAGTGTAGCATATATAATGCACAAAGAGTTTGAGAAAAAACAAAAAGATCCTGTTCTTCATTTTTATGAAACTTTTTTGACTAGTTATGACAAAGGACTTCGTAAAAAAAGAGGAGTGTATTATACGCCCGAGCCGGTAGTTTCTTTTATTGTTCGTAGTGTGGACCAGATTTTAAAAACTAAATTTGGTTTAAGTAAAGGACTTGCTGATACCACAAAAATAGAATATAAAGCCAAAGTTCAAGGAGAAGATGGTAGAACAAAAGATAACGTAAAAAGGATAATAAAACAAACATATAAAGTACAAATTCTAGATCCTGCGGTAGGAACTGGTACATTTTTAAATGAAGTAATTCATGAAATACACAAAAAATTTGTTGGACAAGAAGGTCAGTGGGATTCTTATGTTCGAGATAGCTTACTTTCGCGTTTGCACGGTTTTGAGCTGATGATGGCAAGTTATACTATGGCTCACCTTAAACTTGGGATTACGCTAAAAGAACTTGGTTATAAAGGAGATGAAAGGCTGTCTGTATGGCTTACTAATAGCTTAGAAGGTGCAATAGATAAAATACCCGATCTTTTTATGGGGCAATGGCTAACAAAAGAATCAAACCAAGCTTCAAAAATTAAATCTGAAATGCCAATTATGGTTGTGTTGGGTAATCCTCCTTATTCTGGTGAAAGTTCTAATAAAAATTATAAAGGACATAATGTTTATAAAGTAGAACCGGGAGGGAATCAAAAACTTCAAGAGCGAAATTCGAAATGGCTTAACGATGATTATGTAAAATTTATTCGTTTTGCTGAAAATCAAATAGAAAAAACGGGAGAAGGAATTGTAAGCTTTATCACACCTCATGGATATTTAGATAATCCAACTTTCAGAGGTATGCGTTGGCATTTAATGGAAACTTTTAGTGAAATTTATGTTTTAGATTTGCATGGGAATGCAAATAAAAACGAGACAACTTCTGAAGGAGGAAAAGATGAAAATGTCTTTGGAATTAAAACAGGAACTTCTATAATTTTTGCAATAAAAAATAAAAATTCAAAAAACAAAACTGCAAAAGTTTACCATGCTGATTTTTATGGAAAACAAAATAAAAAATATAATTTATTAAATGAAAATAATTGGGAATCTATAAAATGGAAAAAATTATCTCCAAATAAACCAAATCTTTATTTTATACCGTTTAATAACGAGTTGAAAAAAGAATATAATGAAGGTTTTTCAATTGTAGATTTAATGGAAACAAATTCAGTAGGTATTGTGACTTCTCGCGATAAATTTATTATCAATAATTCAAGAGAAAAACTTATAATTAAAATAAAAGATTTTTTAATGCTTGATCCTGATAAAGCAAAACAAAAATATAATTTACGAGAAAACCAAAACTGGAAAATTATAAAGGCACAAAAACATATTTTTGATGAAAAAAATCTTCAAAAAATTTCCTATCGCCCGTTTGATAATAGGTGGATATATTATCATAATGATTTTATCGAGCGTTCTAGAAAAGAAACAATGAAACATTTTAATAATAAAAATAATGTAGGATTAGTTTTGTGTAGGCAGGTTAAAGCTGGTAAATCATATCAACATAATTTTATAACTAACAATATTACAGAATCAACATTGGTTTCTAATAAAACATCAGAAATTGGATATGTATTTCCTTTATATTCTTATGTAAATGATAGCATCAAAAATTATAATTTTAACATAGACATAATAGGAGAAATTAAAAATAAAGTTGGAGCCACTTTAGTATCACGTAGTTCAAATAATCCAACTCTACAAATTACTGATGGTAGTATTTTTACACCAGAAAATATTTTGGATTATATTTATGCAGTTCTTCATTCTCCAAAATATCGTGAAAAATACAAAGAATTTTTGAAAATAGATTTCCCCCGTGTTCCATATCCAGAAAATAAGCAAAAATTTTGGAATTTAGTTGGGTTAGGAAAAGAATTGAGAGAATTGCATTTATTAGAATCTCCAAAAGTTTCAAATTTTATCACAACTTTCCCAGAAAGTGGTTCAAATAAAGTTGAAAAGAAATATCCAAAATACGAAGATGAAAAAGTATTTATAAATTATACTCAATATTTTGGCAATGTTCCAGAAGTTGCCTGGAACTTCTACATCGGCGGATACCAACCAGCCCAAAAATGGCTCAAAGACCGCCGAGAACGAGAACTAAGCAATGAAGACATAGATCACTACCAAGAAATGATAGTCTCCCTAACCGAAACCCACCGAATTATGCAGGAAATTGATAAAGTTTAA
- a CDS encoding DsbA family protein gives MDNKQGNGSIFESLSPGKVFASGLVIGILVLCTIGFFILLGVYVNGDNAKVDVNNNRNQQVGTEDVGNKKIAIRSVTKKDHIRGDKNAKVTIVEYSDLECPFCKRFHNTMLEVMDKFDGDVKWVFRHFPLDSLHRQARAEANASECAGEQDKFWEFIDLINEVTPSNDGLDLDKLPEYAQQVGVKNISKFTECVESGKYDNKVNDDFLDGQKAGIRGTPYSVAIGPNGEMVEISGAQPFSSLEQTINSLLK, from the coding sequence ATGGACAACAAACAAGGAAATGGCTCTATTTTTGAATCACTTTCTCCGGGAAAGGTTTTTGCATCTGGGCTTGTAATTGGAATATTAGTTTTGTGTACGATTGGTTTTTTTATTTTGCTTGGAGTTTATGTAAACGGAGATAATGCAAAAGTAGATGTTAATAATAACAGAAATCAACAAGTAGGCACAGAAGATGTTGGTAATAAGAAAATTGCAATTCGTAGTGTTACAAAAAAAGATCATATTCGTGGAGATAAAAATGCAAAAGTGACAATCGTAGAATATTCAGATTTAGAATGTCCGTTTTGTAAGAGATTTCATAATACAATGTTAGAGGTAATGGACAAGTTTGATGGCGATGTAAAATGGGTTTTTAGACATTTTCCATTGGATAGTTTGCACAGACAAGCGCGTGCTGAAGCAAACGCATCAGAGTGTGCAGGAGAACAAGATAAATTTTGGGAATTTATTGATCTAATAAATGAGGTAACTCCTTCAAATGATGGTTTGGATTTAGATAAACTTCCAGAATATGCACAGCAAGTCGGTGTGAAAAATATAAGCAAATTTACAGAATGCGTGGAAAGTGGAAAATACGACAACAAAGTAAACGATGACTTTTTGGATGGTCAAAAAGCTGGAATTCGAGGAACTCCTTATAGTGTGGCAATTGGACCAAACGGAGAAATGGTAGAAATTTCTGGAGCTCAACCATTTAGTTCACTAGAGCAAACTATAAATTCACTTTTGAAGTAA
- the purB gene encoding adenylosuccinate lyase, which yields MERLLAISPIDGRYKNKTNELSKICSEFGLISYRVKVEIKYLIMLSEHAQIGVRLFSKEENFLLKELQNLTLEDANIVKELEETGYKEILATRHDVKSVEYFIKNKLKNSSLSDVSEWVHFGLTSEDINNISYALMIRDSLESVILPFIENIMNEISIFSKENRFISILARTHGQPASPTTFGKEFKVYLSRLQRQFEIIKKNQILVKLNGATGNYNAHYSAYPNVNWLKFSKDFVEVLNKNNFLKLELNSFTTQIEPQDSFIEIFDALRRVNTILIDFSQDLWRYISDGWLTQKIIIGEVGSSTMPHKVNPIDFENAEGNLSIANSMFTFFSQKLPISRLQRDLSNSTVQRNFGVAFSHCLISYKSLLKGLSKIAINYKKVSDELEKHPEVLTEAIQTVLRREGVKAPYEQLKKLSRGTGEIRLIDLHLFIDSLEISVNIKRELKCFLPSSYIGLAEHLTNLN from the coding sequence ATGGAAAGACTTTTGGCTATAAGTCCTATAGATGGAAGGTATAAAAATAAAACAAATGAATTAAGCAAAATTTGTAGTGAGTTCGGTTTAATTTCATATAGAGTAAAGGTGGAGATAAAATATTTAATAATGCTTTCAGAGCACGCCCAAATAGGCGTGCGCTTATTTTCAAAGGAGGAAAATTTTTTATTAAAAGAATTACAAAATTTAACATTAGAAGATGCAAATATTGTAAAAGAATTAGAAGAGACAGGATATAAGGAAATATTAGCCACAAGACATGATGTAAAATCAGTTGAGTATTTTATTAAAAATAAATTAAAAAATAGCTCACTTTCAGATGTGTCAGAATGGGTTCATTTTGGTTTAACATCAGAAGATATAAATAATATTTCTTATGCTTTGATGATACGAGATTCATTGGAATCTGTAATACTTCCTTTTATTGAAAATATAATGAATGAAATTTCTATTTTTTCTAAAGAAAATCGTTTTATTTCCATTTTAGCCAGAACACATGGTCAACCAGCATCTCCTACAACTTTTGGTAAAGAATTTAAAGTTTATTTGAGTAGACTACAAAGACAGTTTGAAATAATAAAGAAAAATCAAATTTTAGTAAAGTTAAATGGTGCAACAGGAAATTATAATGCACATTATAGTGCTTATCCAAATGTAAATTGGTTGAAATTTAGTAAGGATTTTGTGGAAGTTTTAAATAAAAATAATTTTCTAAAGTTAGAACTTAATTCTTTTACTACTCAAATAGAACCACAAGATAGTTTTATAGAAATATTTGATGCATTGCGTAGAGTAAATACAATTTTAATAGATTTTTCTCAAGATTTGTGGAGGTATATAAGTGATGGTTGGCTTACACAAAAAATAATAATAGGAGAGGTTGGATCTTCCACAATGCCGCACAAAGTAAATCCTATTGATTTTGAAAATGCCGAAGGAAATTTAAGTATAGCAAATAGTATGTTTACTTTTTTTTCACAAAAATTACCAATTTCTAGACTTCAACGAGATCTGTCAAATTCTACTGTTCAAAGAAATTTTGGTGTTGCTTTTTCTCATTGCCTTATTTCGTACAAATCATTATTAAAAGGACTTTCAAAAATTGCTATAAATTATAAAAAAGTTTCAGATGAATTAGAAAAACACCCAGAAGTTTTAACAGAAGCAATTCAAACAGTTTTACGCAGAGAGGGAGTAAAAGCACCTTATGAACAACTTAAAAAATTATCTCGTGGAACTGGTGAAATACGACTTATAGACTTGCATTTATTTATAGATAGTTTGGAAATAAGTGTTAATATAAAAAGAGAATTAAAATGTTTTTTACCTTCTAGTTATATAGGCTTGGCAGAACATTTAACTAATTTAAATTAA
- a CDS encoding carbohydrate kinase family protein — protein sequence MYDIISIGDTTTDVFLEIDQATVNCKIKKDICQLCVDYADKIPVNKIIRLHGVGNAANSAVGASRLGLKTAIYTVVGNDIGGKEAKKNFTKEKVSSKFLKIDKTKPTNYSTVLNFDGERTIFVYHESREYKLPKFGKSKWIYFTSLAFGHKPLHKQLLNYLEKSGAKLAFNPGTFQIKEGLKVLKPILKKTEVLSVNKREAQILLKNNSSVPILLKEFYNLGVKKVVITDGPKGSYTYNGEDMYKMGIFDTPILERTGAGDAYTIAFVSALVLENNIKTAMRWGTFNASSVVQHLGAQAGLLNLDGIKKMIKNNKNIKPQKIEK from the coding sequence ATGTACGATATAATTTCAATAGGGGATACAACGACAGATGTTTTTTTGGAGATAGATCAGGCGACAGTAAATTGTAAGATTAAAAAAGATATTTGCCAGCTTTGTGTTGATTATGCAGATAAAATACCAGTAAATAAAATAATTCGCCTGCACGGAGTAGGAAATGCAGCGAATTCTGCTGTTGGTGCGTCTAGACTTGGGTTAAAAACTGCAATCTATACTGTCGTTGGAAATGATATTGGTGGAAAAGAGGCAAAAAAGAATTTTACAAAAGAAAAGGTTTCAAGTAAATTTTTGAAAATAGATAAAACTAAGCCTACAAATTATTCTACGGTTTTGAATTTTGATGGAGAGCGAACAATTTTTGTTTATCATGAGTCGCGTGAATATAAATTGCCAAAATTTGGAAAATCTAAATGGATTTATTTTACTTCGCTAGCCTTCGGACATAAACCACTTCACAAACAATTATTAAATTATTTAGAAAAAAGTGGAGCAAAACTTGCGTTTAATCCGGGGACTTTTCAAATAAAGGAAGGTTTAAAAGTTTTGAAGCCTATTTTAAAGAAAACAGAAGTTTTGTCTGTAAACAAGCGTGAGGCACAAATTTTATTAAAAAATAATAGTAGTGTGCCTATTTTGTTAAAAGAATTTTATAATTTGGGAGTAAAGAAGGTGGTAATAACAGACGGGCCAAAAGGGTCTTATACTTATAATGGAGAGGATATGTATAAAATGGGTATTTTTGATACTCCAATTTTAGAGAGGACTGGAGCTGGAGATGCGTACACAATAGCTTTTGTAAGCGCATTAGTTTTGGAAAATAACATAAAAACAGCAATGCGATGGGGAACATTTAACGCATCTTCTGTAGTACAACATCTGGGTGCACAAGCGGGATTATTAAATTTGGATGGTATAAAGAAAATGATTAAAAATAATAAGAACATTAAACCTCAAAAAATAGAAAAATAG